The following are from one region of the Novosphingobium humi genome:
- the prfA gene encoding peptide chain release factor 1, which yields MTIPSTRLAQIAARFAELEARLASGTLEGADFVAASRDYAELEPVARAASDVATMRGELESLAALDDPDMRELAEEEIARIRAALPEAERALSIAMLPRDNADSRPAMLEIRAGTGGDEAALFAADLYRMYERYAAEQGWRVEMVSANASEIGGFKEVVAHVSGQGVFAKLKFESGVHRVQRVPVTESGGRIHTSAATVAILPEPDEVDVQIEDKDLKIDVYRASGAGGQHVNTTDSAVRITHLPTGTVVTCQDARSQHKNKDKAMQVLRARLFEAQRDAAQGEEAEARKAMVGSGDRSERIRTYNFPQGRVTDHRINLTLHRLPEILEGPGLGELVSALIHEDQAKRLAALGE from the coding sequence ATGACCATCCCCTCCACTCGTCTGGCCCAGATTGCGGCGCGTTTTGCCGAGCTGGAGGCGCGTTTGGCCTCCGGCACGCTGGAGGGGGCCGATTTCGTGGCGGCGTCCCGCGATTATGCCGAGCTGGAGCCGGTGGCCCGCGCGGCGTCGGACGTGGCGACGATGCGCGGCGAGCTGGAAAGCCTTGCCGCGCTGGATGATCCGGACATGCGCGAGCTGGCCGAGGAGGAGATTGCTCGCATCCGCGCCGCCCTGCCCGAGGCCGAGCGGGCGCTTTCCATCGCCATGTTGCCGCGCGACAATGCCGACAGCCGCCCGGCCATGCTGGAAATCCGCGCCGGGACCGGGGGCGACGAGGCCGCTCTCTTCGCCGCCGACCTTTACCGCATGTATGAACGCTATGCCGCCGAACAGGGCTGGCGCGTCGAAATGGTCAGCGCGAATGCCAGCGAAATCGGCGGCTTCAAGGAAGTGGTCGCCCATGTCAGCGGGCAGGGCGTGTTTGCCAAGCTGAAGTTTGAATCCGGCGTTCACCGGGTTCAGCGCGTGCCCGTGACGGAAAGCGGGGGGCGCATCCATACGTCCGCCGCCACGGTCGCTATTCTGCCCGAACCGGACGAGGTGGATGTGCAGATCGAGGACAAGGACCTCAAGATCGACGTCTATCGGGCCAGCGGCGCGGGCGGGCAGCATGTGAACACCACCGATTCGGCCGTGCGCATCACCCACCTGCCGACCGGCACCGTCGTCACCTGTCAGGATGCGCGCAGCCAGCACAAGAACAAGGACAAGGCGATGCAGGTCCTGCGCGCTCGCCTGTTTGAGGCCCAGCGCGACGCGGCGCAGGGCGAGGAAGCCGAGGCCCGCAAGGCCATGGTGGGCAGCGGCGACCGATCGGAACGCATCCGCACCTATAATTTCCCCCAAGGCCGCGTCACCGATCACCGGATCAACCTGACGCTCCACCGCCTGCCCGAGATCCTCGAAGGGCCGGGGCTGGGCGAACTGGTCTCGGCGCTGATCCATGAGGATCAGGCCAAGAGGCTGGCGGCCTTGGGCGAATGA
- the prmC gene encoding peptide chain release factor N(5)-glutamine methyltransferase, with amino-acid sequence MNVAQAIRAAAESLSATSDTARLDAEVLMAHALGCSRTDLLLRHMSDGAPDGFDRLIARRAAHEPVAHITGHQEFWGLPFRVTPATLIPRGDSETIVEAALDACAAPDYVLGRVLDCGTGTGALLLSVLHERAVAQGVGIDASPEALAVAQGNAEALGLGERAQMVLADWTQAGWADGLGRFDLILANPPYVESDAALDPSVRDYEPASALFAGAEGLDDYRVLIPQLPDLLMPGGVAVIEIGHQQAQAVGQIAADAGFAVKLRLDLANRPRALVLSQESRAIS; translated from the coding sequence ATGAACGTTGCGCAGGCCATTCGGGCCGCTGCCGAGAGCCTGAGCGCGACCAGCGACACCGCGCGGCTGGATGCCGAGGTGCTGATGGCCCATGCGCTGGGGTGCAGCCGCACCGATCTGCTGCTGCGCCATATGAGCGATGGCGCGCCCGATGGGTTCGATAGGCTGATCGCGCGGCGCGCCGCCCATGAGCCGGTTGCCCATATCACCGGTCATCAGGAATTCTGGGGCCTGCCTTTTCGCGTCACGCCCGCCACGCTGATCCCGCGCGGCGACAGCGAGACGATTGTCGAGGCCGCGCTCGATGCCTGCGCCGCGCCTGATTACGTTCTGGGCCGCGTGCTGGATTGCGGTACGGGAACGGGGGCCTTGCTGCTCTCGGTCCTGCATGAACGGGCCGTGGCGCAGGGTGTGGGCATTGATGCTTCACCCGAAGCGCTGGCCGTGGCGCAGGGCAATGCCGAGGCGTTGGGGCTGGGCGAGCGGGCGCAGATGGTGCTGGCCGACTGGACACAGGCGGGCTGGGCCGATGGGCTGGGGCGGTTCGATCTCATTCTGGCCAATCCGCCCTATGTGGAATCAGACGCCGCGCTGGACCCCAGCGTGCGCGATTACGAACCGGCCAGCGCGCTGTTTGCCGGGGCCGAGGGGCTGGACGATTACCGCGTCCTGATTCCCCAATTGCCCGATCTGCTGATGCCGGGCGGGGTGGCCGTGATCGAAATCGGCCATCAACAGGCCCAGGCGGTGGGACAAATTGCCGCAGATGCCGGTTTTGCCGTAAAATTACGGCTTGATCTGGCCAATCGGCCCCGCGCGCTCGTGCTTTCTCAGGAAAGCCGGGCGATTTCGTAA